A single genomic interval of Candidatus Bathyarchaeota archaeon harbors:
- a CDS encoding 30S ribosomal protein S30e has protein sequence MPTHGSLSKAGKVRSQTPKMTTTPKKSAIPRRRARRNYEKRIILQRKAGQNSGTRRY, from the coding sequence ATGCCAACTCACGGATCACTTTCAAAAGCGGGTAAAGTACGTAGCCAAACGCCTAAAATGACAACCACACCAAAGAAGAGCGCAATTCCTAGAAGACGGGCAAGACGAAACTATGAAAAGCGCATAATTCTACAGCGAAAAGCTGGCCAGAACTCGGGAACAAGGCGTTACTAA
- a CDS encoding amidohydrolase, protein MLYADLVLVNGNIIPMNPKQLKAQAIAIKHGKFEAVGTNKQIFSYVGKSTKKIDLKGKTVVPGFIDTHVHGVSLGRVMSQINMRNAESIKEIQQEVKQKAKKTPKGGWVIGRGWDQDKLAERRYPSRFDLDQAAPNHPVFLLRVCGHLGVANSKAIKLAGITKKTKPPKSGRIDRDPTTGELNGILRENALNLIYEILPKSTEEGLADKCLLACQRMVEEGITTAHWIINSANEMRVLQKLSNRNMLPLRIYLLIPVGYLDNLAELGLSTGFGSDKIKIGSIKILADGSLGARTAALRRPYEDAPKTEGMLLYSQKQLEKFVEKAHKANLQLAIHTIGDRTVEIVLKIFEEVLRKTPKENHRHRLEHVSVLNPKSIKKMKELSVIASVQPHFVVSDFWITDRLGETRARWTYAFKSLLKGGVITMGGSDAPVEPVSPILGIYAAVAREKFPQERLTVDEALCLYTINAAYGSFEEDVKGSIEKGKLADLVVLSEDPHKITPEQIRNVKAEMTIVGGKIVYTGKQ, encoded by the coding sequence ATGCTTTACGCTGACTTGGTTCTTGTAAATGGTAATATAATTCCTATGAATCCTAAGCAGTTGAAAGCACAAGCAATAGCAATAAAGCATGGCAAATTTGAGGCAGTTGGCACTAACAAGCAAATTTTTTCATATGTAGGCAAAAGCACCAAAAAAATTGACCTTAAAGGCAAGACGGTTGTTCCTGGCTTTATTGACACCCATGTACACGGTGTATCGCTGGGGCGGGTAATGTCTCAAATCAACATGCGCAACGCAGAATCGATAAAAGAAATTCAGCAAGAAGTCAAGCAAAAAGCAAAGAAAACCCCAAAAGGTGGGTGGGTAATCGGCAGAGGGTGGGACCAAGACAAACTTGCAGAACGTCGATATCCTTCACGCTTCGACCTTGACCAAGCAGCACCTAATCATCCAGTTTTTTTGCTACGAGTATGCGGACATCTTGGCGTGGCTAACTCAAAAGCTATTAAACTTGCTGGAATCACAAAAAAGACCAAGCCTCCCAAGAGTGGACGTATAGACCGAGACCCGACGACTGGCGAGTTGAATGGTATTCTACGAGAAAACGCTCTTAATCTCATTTATGAGATCTTGCCAAAATCCACTGAAGAAGGCCTTGCAGACAAATGTTTATTAGCTTGTCAAAGAATGGTTGAGGAAGGCATAACCACTGCTCATTGGATAATCAACTCAGCAAACGAGATGCGTGTGCTTCAAAAATTGAGCAATCGCAATATGCTGCCACTGCGTATCTACTTGTTAATACCTGTGGGGTATCTTGACAACCTTGCCGAGTTAGGTTTATCAACAGGATTTGGCAGCGACAAGATTAAGATTGGCAGTATCAAAATATTGGCAGATGGCTCTCTGGGGGCAAGAACCGCAGCATTAAGACGACCTTATGAGGATGCGCCGAAAACTGAAGGAATGCTGCTTTACTCGCAAAAACAACTAGAGAAATTCGTAGAAAAAGCGCATAAAGCAAATCTGCAGTTAGCTATCCACACAATAGGTGACAGAACAGTTGAAATAGTGTTGAAAATCTTTGAGGAAGTGCTTAGAAAGACACCGAAAGAGAATCATCGTCACCGATTGGAACATGTTTCTGTTCTTAATCCAAAATCAATAAAGAAAATGAAAGAACTCAGCGTTATAGCATCTGTGCAACCTCATTTTGTAGTTTCTGACTTTTGGATAACAGATCGCTTAGGGGAAACCAGAGCTAGATGGACTTATGCGTTCAAAAGCCTCCTAAAAGGAGGTGTAATTACGATGGGAGGTTCTGACGCTCCAGTAGAACCTGTGAGCCCGATTTTAGGAATTTATGCTGCAGTTGCAAGAGAAAAGTTTCCACAAGAACGATTAACTGTCGACGAGGCTTTATGTCTATATACTATTAATGCTGCCTATGGCTCCTTCGAAGAAGACGTTAAGGGGTCCATAGAGAAAGGCAAACTTGCCGACTTGGTGGTACTTTCAGAAGATCCTCACAAAATTACACCTGAACAAATTAGAAACGTAAAGGCGGAGATGACAATCGTCGGCGGCAAAATCGTGTACACCGGAAAGCAGTAA
- a CDS encoding tRNA uridine(34) 5-carboxymethylaminomethyl modification radical SAM/GNAT enzyme Elp3: MNREACREIIESLMQIPQPTKDDVNIIKVKIAGKQGLACVIPNSELIQCLNPREKRRLLPVLRRKATRTISGVTIIAVMTKPWPCPHDAPCAYCPGGPSQGVPQSYTGHEPATMRGMQNQYDPYMQVRSRMIQLEAIGHVVDKVELIIMGGTFPSTPTDYQEGFVNGCLDALIGTETRSLEEAKKLAETSRIHNVGITIETRPDWAKRKHVDHMLSMGVTRVELGVQNVYDDIYHHVKRGHTIKDVIEATRTLKDSGLKVLYHLMPGLPGSSFERDLEGFETVFTNADFKPDMIKIYPCLVLKGTMAYEWWKNNEYTPYSTEEAVQLIAKIKKFVPRWVRIMRIQRDIPAYLVEAGVKKSNLRQLVLEKLEQEGLRCCCIRCREVGHRWLKDKVEPDPENVQIFSMREKASGGVDLFISAEDPGNDVLVGYLRLRIPSEDAHRPEIVAEPSSIVRELHVYGSLVPVGKHIAKAWQHKGYGAILLSEAERLSEEEYDKQKVVVISALGTKRYYMRFGYKYDGPYMSKILEK; this comes from the coding sequence ATGAATAGAGAAGCTTGCCGGGAGATCATCGAATCCTTGATGCAGATTCCTCAACCCACAAAAGACGACGTTAACATAATCAAAGTGAAAATTGCTGGCAAGCAAGGCTTGGCTTGTGTTATTCCTAACTCGGAACTGATCCAATGTCTAAACCCACGTGAAAAGCGAAGACTTCTGCCTGTGCTGAGAAGGAAAGCCACCCGAACCATCTCCGGCGTGACAATAATCGCTGTGATGACGAAACCGTGGCCCTGTCCTCACGATGCTCCATGCGCCTATTGTCCAGGAGGGCCTTCTCAAGGAGTTCCGCAAAGCTATACGGGTCATGAGCCAGCCACTATGAGAGGAATGCAAAACCAATATGACCCATACATGCAAGTCAGGAGTCGCATGATTCAGCTAGAAGCGATTGGTCATGTGGTTGACAAGGTGGAGCTAATAATTATGGGAGGCACGTTTCCAAGTACGCCTACAGACTATCAGGAAGGGTTCGTTAATGGATGCCTAGATGCACTGATAGGGACTGAAACGCGGAGCCTTGAGGAGGCTAAAAAACTTGCAGAGACCAGCAGGATTCATAATGTGGGCATCACCATTGAAACCAGACCTGACTGGGCTAAGAGAAAACATGTAGATCACATGCTTTCCATGGGTGTTACTCGTGTAGAGCTTGGAGTGCAAAACGTTTATGACGACATCTATCACCATGTCAAACGAGGTCACACGATCAAAGATGTAATTGAAGCAACACGCACGCTAAAAGACTCTGGATTAAAGGTGCTCTATCATCTTATGCCAGGTTTGCCCGGGTCCAGTTTTGAAAGGGATTTGGAAGGATTTGAAACGGTTTTTACCAACGCGGATTTCAAGCCCGACATGATTAAGATTTATCCATGTCTTGTTCTGAAAGGTACTATGGCTTATGAATGGTGGAAGAATAATGAATACACCCCATACTCTACGGAAGAAGCGGTTCAGCTCATAGCTAAGATAAAGAAGTTTGTGCCTCGCTGGGTTCGTATTATGCGGATTCAGCGGGATATTCCAGCCTATTTGGTGGAAGCGGGAGTTAAGAAGAGCAATCTTAGACAGCTTGTTTTAGAAAAACTAGAGCAAGAGGGATTGCGGTGTTGTTGCATAAGGTGTCGTGAGGTTGGGCATCGATGGCTTAAAGACAAAGTTGAACCCGATCCAGAAAACGTCCAAATCTTTTCGATGAGAGAGAAGGCTTCAGGGGGAGTCGATCTGTTCATTTCTGCCGAAGACCCTGGTAATGACGTTCTAGTGGGATATCTACGACTACGTATACCTTCAGAAGACGCCCATCGTCCGGAAATAGTGGCAGAGCCATCTTCGATTGTGCGTGAACTCCATGTGTATGGCTCTCTTGTTCCAGTTGGGAAGCACATAGCTAAAGCGTGGCAACATAAAGGCTATGGAGCTATTCTGCTATCCGAGGCGGAAAGACTTTCGGAGGAAGAGTATGATAAGCAAAAAGTTGTAGTTATAAGTGCTTTAGGAACAAAGAGATACTATATGCGTTTCGGCTACAAATACGACGGTCCCTACATGTCTAAAATATTGGAGAAGTAG
- a CDS encoding DUF47 family protein, whose amino-acid sequence MVLPVETEERVKRRALSVCQDHLRKVLEIARKVPQMVDCFAADDKDTARQVFAEIKKTEEEVDKTRRIVSQELAQIGAILINREDFLRFTNLTSEIADFCEGLSFWLLSIMERGWKVPADIKNDLVKLAEAMLNTVIKLRETAITLSYGPEKTLEKAREVETAERTVDEIYRKLEVEIINSNLEIPVMLLLKDITQLLENAADKAEDASDAARILSFAM is encoded by the coding sequence TTGGTACTTCCGGTTGAAACAGAAGAGCGTGTAAAGCGAAGAGCACTTAGCGTTTGTCAAGACCATCTACGCAAGGTGCTGGAGATTGCACGCAAAGTTCCTCAAATGGTTGACTGCTTTGCCGCTGACGACAAAGACACTGCAAGACAGGTTTTCGCCGAGATAAAAAAAACGGAAGAAGAAGTAGATAAAACCAGACGAATCGTTTCGCAGGAACTTGCACAGATAGGTGCTATACTCATAAATCGAGAAGACTTTCTACGCTTTACAAATTTAACTAGCGAAATCGCAGATTTCTGCGAAGGCTTAAGTTTTTGGCTGCTTTCTATTATGGAACGTGGATGGAAGGTACCTGCGGACATTAAGAATGACCTCGTAAAACTTGCAGAAGCAATGTTGAATACCGTGATAAAGCTTAGAGAAACTGCCATAACACTTTCTTATGGACCTGAGAAGACTTTGGAGAAAGCCAGAGAGGTTGAAACAGCAGAACGAACAGTAGACGAGATATACAGAAAATTGGAAGTAGAAATAATAAATAGCAACCTAGAGATTCCAGTAATGTTGCTCTTAAAAGACATAACTCAACTTCTCGAAAACGCAGCCGACAAAGCTGAGGATGCCTCAGACGCAGCACGTATATTATCTTTTGCCATGTAA
- the endA gene encoding tRNA-intron lyase — protein MTVEFIENFLVVWDSAQSSELYKMGYYGKPLGIPKPKIAEFNVPLVLDLMEGLYLTENKIIEVREGSKNRKVGLEKLKRRARKLYEEFDLKYAVYRDLRDNGFIVTPGIKYGCDFAVYKHGPGIEHAPYMVSVKKSEEDVTATEIVKVGRLATTVRKRFIVAIPDFGTKKIQYLIFKWFKA, from the coding sequence ATTACGGTCGAATTTATCGAAAATTTTCTAGTCGTGTGGGACTCGGCACAGAGTTCAGAACTATATAAAATGGGATATTACGGTAAGCCTTTAGGAATACCTAAGCCAAAAATAGCCGAGTTCAACGTTCCTCTAGTTCTAGACCTTATGGAAGGACTATACCTTACTGAAAACAAAATTATAGAGGTGCGGGAAGGCTCAAAAAATAGGAAGGTAGGGTTGGAGAAGCTTAAGCGAAGAGCCCGTAAGCTTTACGAGGAGTTTGACTTGAAGTATGCAGTTTACCGCGACTTAAGAGATAACGGCTTCATCGTTACTCCAGGCATCAAGTACGGATGCGATTTTGCCGTTTACAAGCATGGACCGGGAATTGAACATGCGCCTTACATGGTGTCGGTGAAAAAAAGCGAAGAGGACGTGACGGCAACTGAAATTGTGAAAGTTGGAAGACTCGCCACAACGGTGCGAAAGAGATTCATCGTTGCAATACCTGACTTTGGGACAAAAAAGATTCAATACTTGATATTCAAGTGGTTCAAGGCTTAG